One genomic window of Actinoplanes lobatus includes the following:
- a CDS encoding carbohydrate ABC transporter permease has protein sequence MATTTTAAVSPRLRAHRDTGRLCRRLQDNLLAYGFLAAALVCFGLFSWYPLVRSITLSLQQDNLVTEPEWVGLDNFRALFDDPLLGTAIANTVEFTGLALVFGYAIPIAMAILLNELRHFSTYFRLAVYLPVMLPPIVSAMLWQFFYDPGQGLFNTLLDGAHLPTSQWVQSPETAMLSLVLVSTWANMGGSTLMYLAALQSVPPELYESSELDGASLWKRIWHVTLPQMRFIMLVMALLQITATMQVFIEPFQLTGFTNPDTITVMTLIYRYAFAVNQDFGLAAALSVLLFVVLAAFAALYLRITRERTV, from the coding sequence ATGGCGACAACCACGACCGCCGCCGTGTCACCACGGCTGCGCGCGCACCGCGACACCGGGCGGCTATGCCGCCGACTACAGGACAACCTTCTGGCGTACGGGTTCCTCGCGGCCGCCCTGGTCTGCTTCGGACTGTTCTCCTGGTATCCGCTGGTGCGCAGCATCACCCTCAGCCTCCAGCAGGACAACCTGGTCACCGAGCCCGAATGGGTGGGACTCGACAACTTCCGGGCCCTGTTCGACGACCCGCTGCTCGGCACCGCGATCGCCAACACCGTCGAGTTCACCGGACTGGCCCTGGTGTTCGGCTACGCCATCCCGATCGCGATGGCCATCCTGCTCAACGAGCTGCGGCACTTCAGCACGTACTTCCGGCTCGCCGTCTATCTGCCGGTGATGCTGCCGCCGATCGTCAGCGCCATGCTCTGGCAGTTCTTCTACGACCCCGGACAGGGACTGTTCAACACCCTGCTCGACGGCGCACACCTGCCGACCTCCCAGTGGGTGCAGTCGCCGGAGACCGCCATGCTGTCACTGGTCCTCGTCTCCACCTGGGCAAACATGGGCGGCTCGACCCTGATGTACCTGGCCGCGCTGCAGTCCGTGCCGCCGGAACTCTACGAGTCGTCCGAACTCGACGGGGCGAGCCTGTGGAAGCGGATCTGGCACGTCACGCTGCCGCAGATGCGCTTCATCATGCTGGTGATGGCGCTGCTCCAGATCACCGCCACGATGCAGGTGTTCATCGAGCCGTTCCAGCTCACCGGGTTCACCAACCCCGACACGATCACCGTGATGACGCTGATCTACCGGTACGCGTTCGCCGTCAACCAGGACTTCGGGCTCGCCGCCGCCCTCAGCGTGCTGCTGTTCGTCGTGCTGGCCGCGTTCGCCGCCCTCTACCTGCGGATCACCCGCGAGAGGACCGTCTGA
- a CDS encoding substrate-binding domain-containing protein → MQRHEHLLTELRRSGAVRVSDLARDLGVSELTIRRDIAALAARNLVHRVHGGATLPAATRPLPPRATRPATFTIGMVVPSLDFYWPPIVAGARAAGAALGVNVQLRGSSYDPEEDRRQIARLVDAGQVQGLLLAPCLDGEDADRMIGWITRLPVPTILVERQPRRWTAAPRQVEWVRSDHSLGLEIAVNHLYDQGHRRIGLVLSGGSPTSAYLLRGWHRACADLGIPDDAVNPRHTVGLGLTALIVHSDPQAIAVAQACAEQGIRVPDDLAIVSYDDEVAHLASPPLTAIRPSKNHVGRTAVELMVSRLIDGDRRPVQGVLVAPELVVRQSSLARRVRA, encoded by the coding sequence GTGCAGCGGCACGAGCATCTGCTCACCGAACTGCGGCGCAGCGGCGCCGTACGGGTCAGTGATCTGGCCCGTGACCTGGGCGTCAGTGAGCTGACCATCCGCCGGGACATCGCCGCCCTGGCCGCACGCAACCTGGTCCACCGGGTGCACGGCGGCGCCACGCTGCCCGCCGCGACCCGCCCGCTGCCGCCGCGGGCCACCCGCCCGGCCACGTTCACGATCGGCATGGTGGTGCCGTCGCTCGACTTCTACTGGCCGCCGATCGTCGCCGGCGCCCGCGCGGCCGGCGCGGCGCTCGGCGTCAACGTGCAGCTGCGCGGCTCCAGCTACGACCCGGAGGAGGACCGGCGGCAGATCGCCCGGCTCGTCGACGCCGGCCAGGTGCAGGGCCTGCTGCTCGCGCCCTGCCTGGACGGTGAGGACGCCGACCGGATGATCGGCTGGATCACCCGCCTGCCGGTCCCGACCATCCTCGTCGAACGCCAGCCGAGACGATGGACCGCCGCTCCGCGGCAGGTCGAATGGGTGCGCAGCGATCACTCTCTCGGGTTGGAGATCGCCGTCAATCACCTGTACGACCAGGGCCACCGCCGGATCGGGCTGGTCCTGTCCGGAGGCAGCCCCACGTCGGCCTACCTGCTGCGCGGCTGGCACCGGGCCTGCGCCGACCTGGGCATCCCCGACGACGCGGTGAACCCCCGTCACACGGTCGGCTTGGGCCTGACCGCGCTGATCGTGCACAGTGACCCGCAGGCGATCGCGGTCGCCCAGGCCTGCGCCGAACAGGGCATCCGGGTCCCCGACGACCTGGCCATCGTCTCGTACGACGACGAGGTGGCCCACCTCGCCTCCCCGCCGCTGACGGCGATCCGCCCGTCGAAGAACCACGTCGGCCGAACCGCCGTGGAACTGATGGTCTCCCGCCTCATCGACGGCGACCGCCGCCCGGTCCAGGGCGTCCTGGTAGCCCCCGAACTGGTGGTCCGGCAGTCCTCCCTCGCCCGCCGGGTCCGGGCCTGA
- a CDS encoding MFS transporter produces the protein MATSTAKGVMFSVSALFFTTAVGISPATVGTGLTVAGAGGVVTAFAAGPLCDRFGPRRVLLVAAAAQGGALAAYCLTRGAAMFVLVACLAVGAESVQRTAHVALLARAFTGPDRVGVRAWLRVVDNVSIAAGSGFAAVALAVGSRSAYVTAVLAAAVLTLVALVPLRALPALSGGGGDRPARGGRSPLKDRRYLTATALHAVVSIQFLLLTVGMPLWVTGRTAAPDVTVALLLLLNTGLVSVLQVWSTRLVGDVPSAGRAVFRGTVLLLAACLCYAAAGYPSGAGFAVALLVAAVVAHSLGEIVSETGGWELAFEWADPADSGAYQGVSQAGVGIGRAVAPVLVTSTAIGLGLPGWLLLGGVFLAAGAGTRALSARGQAPRPTPSARRTVSPRRR, from the coding sequence GTGGCCACCTCGACGGCCAAGGGGGTGATGTTCAGCGTCAGCGCGCTGTTCTTCACGACGGCGGTCGGGATCAGCCCGGCGACCGTCGGAACGGGCCTCACCGTCGCCGGGGCCGGGGGTGTGGTGACGGCGTTCGCGGCCGGGCCGCTCTGCGACCGGTTCGGGCCGCGGCGGGTGCTGCTCGTCGCGGCCGCGGCGCAGGGCGGGGCGCTCGCGGCGTACTGCCTGACCCGCGGCGCCGCCATGTTCGTGCTGGTCGCCTGCCTGGCGGTCGGTGCCGAGAGCGTGCAGCGGACCGCGCACGTCGCACTGCTGGCCCGGGCGTTCACCGGTCCGGACCGGGTCGGCGTGCGGGCCTGGCTACGGGTCGTGGACAACGTGTCCATCGCGGCCGGATCCGGGTTCGCCGCCGTGGCGCTGGCGGTGGGCAGCCGGTCCGCCTATGTGACGGCGGTGCTGGCGGCCGCCGTACTCACGCTTGTCGCTCTGGTGCCGTTGCGGGCCCTGCCCGCTCTCAGCGGGGGCGGCGGTGACCGGCCGGCGCGGGGCGGCCGGTCACCGCTGAAGGATCGCCGGTATCTGACCGCGACCGCGCTGCACGCCGTGGTGAGTATCCAGTTCCTGCTGCTCACCGTCGGGATGCCGCTGTGGGTGACCGGCCGCACCGCCGCACCGGACGTGACCGTCGCGTTGCTGTTGTTGCTGAACACCGGCCTCGTCTCGGTCCTCCAGGTCTGGTCGACCCGGCTGGTCGGCGACGTGCCGTCGGCCGGCCGGGCGGTCTTCCGCGGTACGGTCCTGCTGCTGGCGGCCTGCCTCTGCTACGCGGCCGCCGGATACCCCAGCGGCGCCGGGTTCGCCGTCGCGCTGCTGGTGGCGGCGGTCGTGGCACACAGTCTGGGCGAGATCGTCTCCGAGACCGGCGGATGGGAACTGGCCTTCGAGTGGGCCGACCCGGCCGACTCCGGCGCCTACCAGGGCGTCAGTCAGGCCGGTGTGGGCATCGGCCGGGCCGTGGCGCCGGTCCTCGTCACGTCGACGGCCATCGGGCTCGGGCTACCCGGGTGGCTCCTGCTCGGCGGCGTGTTCCTGGCCGCCGGCGCCGGAACCCGGGCGCTGAGCGCTCGGGGGCAGGCGCCGCGACCCACGCCGAGCGCACGGAGGACGGTCAGCCCACGCCGCCGGTGA
- a CDS encoding LacI family DNA-binding transcriptional regulator yields the protein MTRKIAEVASKVGVSEATVSRVLNSKPGVAAATRQAVLTALDVLGYERPTKLRGVRARLVGLVLPELQNPIFPALAEAVGGALVQLGFTPVICTRTVGGLTEAEYATMLIDQQVSGVVFCGGLTEPEHEQLLSRGVPVVMLNAAKAYPGFPRVSTDDVAAVQMAYRHLTSLGHRRIGLLVGPEGHEPSHRKVSAMRDLTARSDGAVTGLISHAMFSFEGGHAAAADLIEAGATGLICGSDVLALGATRAARRVGKRVPEDVSVVGFDDSAFMNYADPPLTTLRQPIESMARAAVTLLVNQIGGRTTTTAPKELLHEPELVVRGSTGPTFETTL from the coding sequence ATGACACGCAAGATCGCAGAGGTCGCCTCGAAGGTCGGGGTCAGCGAGGCCACCGTCAGCCGGGTGCTCAACAGCAAGCCCGGTGTCGCGGCCGCCACCCGTCAGGCCGTGCTGACCGCCCTCGATGTGCTCGGCTACGAGCGGCCCACCAAGCTGCGCGGTGTCCGTGCCCGGCTGGTCGGCCTGGTGCTGCCGGAACTGCAGAACCCGATCTTCCCGGCGCTGGCCGAGGCGGTCGGCGGCGCCCTCGTGCAGCTCGGCTTCACTCCGGTCATCTGCACCCGTACGGTCGGCGGGCTGACCGAGGCCGAGTACGCCACGATGCTCATCGACCAGCAGGTGTCCGGTGTCGTCTTCTGCGGCGGGCTCACCGAACCCGAGCACGAGCAACTGCTGAGCCGGGGAGTACCGGTGGTGATGCTGAACGCCGCCAAGGCGTACCCGGGGTTCCCGCGGGTGTCCACCGACGACGTCGCCGCAGTGCAGATGGCCTACCGGCACCTGACCTCGCTCGGGCACCGCCGGATCGGGCTGCTGGTCGGGCCCGAGGGCCACGAGCCGTCGCATCGCAAGGTGTCGGCGATGCGCGATCTCACCGCCCGCTCCGACGGTGCGGTCACCGGGCTGATCTCGCACGCGATGTTCTCCTTCGAGGGCGGACACGCGGCCGCCGCCGACCTGATCGAGGCCGGCGCCACCGGGCTGATCTGCGGCAGTGACGTGCTCGCGCTCGGCGCCACCCGCGCCGCGCGCCGGGTCGGCAAGCGCGTCCCGGAGGACGTGTCGGTGGTCGGTTTCGACGACTCGGCGTTCATGAACTACGCCGATCCGCCGCTGACCACGCTGCGCCAGCCGATCGAGTCGATGGCCCGGGCCGCGGTCACGCTGCTGGTCAACCAGATCGGCGGCCGGACCACCACGACCGCTCCCAAGGAGCTGCTGCACGAGCCGGAACTGGTCGTCCGAGGGTCGACCGGGCCGACCTTCGAAACAACTCTCTGA
- a CDS encoding ABC transporter substrate-binding protein, which produces MTTLTRVGRRRLLSSVAVTASFALLLGACGSDETPESSNGQVTITVNNMPPETEALQRKNFLDDIAAFEKANPKIKIDPKEGKMDPATFSAKLAGGQLENAYYVYFTDPAGLIARKQAADITPYVAGFPDIQQIKPNLLEVFGDGKGKQYGLPEGNYTMGLVYNRELFKQAGLDPNKPPATWDEVREYAKKISALGDGINGYGDYSKNNTGGWHFTAEMYTRGGDVAARGADGKWTAAFNNDTGKAVLQLLKDMRFTDKAMGEKQLLEWADLLQQMGAGKLGMYLATADNIPTIVSQYKGRTEDYGFGPVPGGQGTLGGGGGYMFSPKSSPEQIKAAMAWVLFRHADPARIDEGKKRDADNKQPVGLPEPNIFTGAAGATYDAASKKYANVPTENFAPFVAAQANIPLKVEPPNAQKIYAVLDPVMAAALTKPDADIPALLADAEKQVNAILATV; this is translated from the coding sequence ATGACCACGCTCACCAGGGTCGGCAGACGCCGCCTCCTCTCGTCCGTCGCGGTGACGGCGAGTTTCGCCCTGTTGCTCGGCGCTTGCGGTTCGGACGAGACCCCGGAGTCCTCGAACGGCCAGGTGACGATCACCGTCAACAACATGCCGCCGGAGACCGAGGCGCTGCAGCGCAAGAACTTCCTCGACGACATCGCGGCGTTCGAGAAGGCCAACCCGAAAATCAAGATCGACCCCAAAGAGGGGAAGATGGACCCGGCGACCTTCTCCGCCAAGCTCGCCGGTGGGCAGCTGGAGAACGCCTACTACGTCTACTTCACCGACCCGGCCGGGCTGATCGCCCGCAAGCAGGCCGCCGACATCACGCCGTACGTCGCCGGGTTCCCGGACATCCAGCAGATCAAGCCGAACCTGCTCGAGGTGTTCGGCGACGGCAAGGGCAAGCAGTACGGCCTGCCCGAGGGCAACTACACGATGGGCCTGGTCTACAACCGGGAACTGTTCAAACAGGCCGGACTCGACCCGAACAAGCCGCCGGCCACCTGGGACGAGGTCCGCGAGTACGCCAAGAAGATCTCCGCGCTCGGCGACGGGATCAACGGGTACGGCGACTACAGCAAGAACAACACCGGCGGCTGGCACTTCACCGCCGAGATGTACACCCGCGGCGGCGACGTCGCCGCGCGGGGCGCCGACGGCAAGTGGACCGCCGCGTTCAACAACGACACCGGTAAAGCCGTCCTCCAGCTGCTCAAGGACATGCGGTTCACCGACAAGGCGATGGGTGAGAAGCAGCTGCTCGAATGGGCCGACCTGCTGCAGCAGATGGGCGCCGGCAAGCTCGGCATGTACCTGGCGACCGCCGACAACATCCCCACGATCGTCTCGCAGTACAAGGGCAGGACCGAGGACTACGGGTTCGGCCCGGTTCCCGGCGGCCAGGGCACCCTCGGCGGTGGCGGCGGCTACATGTTCAGCCCCAAGAGCAGCCCCGAGCAGATCAAGGCGGCCATGGCCTGGGTGCTGTTCCGGCACGCCGACCCGGCCCGCATCGACGAGGGCAAGAAGCGCGACGCCGACAACAAGCAGCCGGTCGGCCTGCCCGAGCCCAACATCTTCACCGGGGCGGCCGGCGCCACCTACGACGCGGCCAGCAAGAAGTACGCCAACGTGCCCACCGAGAACTTCGCGCCGTTCGTGGCGGCCCAGGCGAACATCCCGCTCAAGGTGGAACCGCCGAACGCGCAGAAGATCTACGCCGTTCTCGACCCGGTCATGGCGGCCGCGCTCACCAAACCCGACGCCGACATCCCGGCCCTCCTCGCCGACGCGGAGAAGCAGGTCAACGCCATCCTGGCCACGGTTTAG
- a CDS encoding CBM35 domain-containing protein has protein sequence MRKRPIAAAVAALTMTAAVITAVSGGPASAATIVYQAENGTLTGGAVKAADHSGYTGTGFVGGYTDGNRGNARTALAVTAATTGQHNLTLRYANGTGSVKTLSLYVNGARTQQVPLPATANWDSWTTTGTTAALTAGANTVAYAFDSADSGNVNLDELAVSPVTAAPAGQLEAENATLTGGARVETDHPGYTGTGFAGGFTDAAKGNAAATFAVNSGSTGTAPLTLRYANGTGTVKTLSLYVNGARTQQLSLAATANWDTWATQTATAVLSPGTNTVAIRFDAADSGNVNLDHLIVGTTTTTPPPAGDGVIAEAETAFHSSGPSVSTAIGGYSGSGHLTGFTATGARVVFTANLPAAGTRTTTLRYSNASGSARTLSVHVNGVKSGQVSLPAATGWTTVATGLALRAGLNTISYQRDAADNGDVAIDRITVAGAEALAERGATLPWTSFEAESATTNGTVLAADRTYRTIASESSGRRAVQLTGTGQYVQFTLTKPADALTVRYSIPDNAAGTGIDASLSLYANGTHLRDLGLTSRYSWVYGDYPFGNNPANGNAHRFYDESRTLIGDWPAGTVLKLQKDAGDSASSYTIDVVDLEQAVAGTMPAGFVSFAGGDLNSAISSAKAAGTGLWIPAGTYPISSRINVQGVTIRGAGPWHTTLKGVDGKGGFFATGSDVRISDLAITGDATYRDDSGDDAAFEGNFGTGSLLQNVLVHHSKVGLWADNGTDGLYVVGARIRDTYADGVNLHGDVRNTRIDQSSIRNTGDDALAMWSDGSAVTNSAFTFNTVQLPMLANTAAIYGGNGNRITDNLLSDTVTASAGITVSTRFNPVPLSGTTVVARNTLTRTGGFEPNWGSRLGALWIYADTADITAPLQVSDTVIRDSTYQGVLLSWGRTISGVTFDRVTIENTGTYGIAVDNVSGNATFSNTSVTGAASGGLSNTSSTFTVIRGAGNTGF, from the coding sequence ATGCGGAAAAGACCGATAGCCGCCGCCGTGGCGGCCCTCACCATGACCGCCGCCGTGATCACCGCCGTGTCGGGCGGCCCCGCCTCCGCCGCCACCATCGTCTACCAGGCCGAGAACGGCACCCTCACCGGCGGCGCCGTAAAGGCGGCCGACCACTCCGGATATACCGGCACCGGCTTCGTCGGCGGATACACCGACGGCAACCGGGGCAACGCCCGCACCGCTCTCGCCGTCACCGCGGCGACCACCGGGCAGCACAATCTCACGCTGCGTTACGCCAACGGGACCGGGTCGGTCAAGACCCTGTCGCTGTACGTCAACGGCGCCCGCACCCAGCAGGTCCCGCTGCCCGCCACCGCCAACTGGGACAGCTGGACCACCACCGGCACCACGGCCGCGCTGACCGCCGGCGCCAACACGGTCGCCTACGCCTTCGACTCGGCCGACTCCGGCAACGTCAACCTCGACGAGCTGGCTGTCTCCCCGGTCACCGCCGCACCGGCCGGGCAGCTCGAGGCCGAGAACGCCACCCTCACCGGCGGCGCCCGGGTCGAGACCGATCATCCCGGCTACACCGGCACCGGCTTCGCGGGCGGTTTCACCGACGCCGCAAAGGGCAACGCCGCCGCCACGTTTGCGGTGAACTCGGGGTCGACCGGGACCGCTCCGCTCACGCTGCGCTACGCCAACGGGACCGGGACGGTCAAGACCCTCTCGCTGTACGTCAACGGCGCCCGCACCCAGCAGCTCTCGTTGGCCGCCACCGCGAACTGGGACACCTGGGCCACCCAGACCGCCACTGCGGTGCTCAGCCCCGGGACGAACACCGTGGCGATCCGGTTCGACGCGGCCGACTCCGGCAACGTCAACCTCGATCACCTGATCGTCGGGACGACGACGACCACCCCGCCGCCGGCCGGTGACGGTGTGATCGCCGAGGCCGAGACGGCTTTCCACTCGTCGGGGCCGTCGGTCAGCACCGCCATCGGCGGCTACTCCGGAAGCGGCCACCTCACCGGCTTCACGGCCACCGGGGCGCGGGTCGTCTTCACCGCGAACCTGCCGGCCGCCGGTACCCGGACCACGACACTGCGGTACAGCAACGCGAGCGGCTCCGCTCGTACCCTCTCGGTCCATGTCAACGGGGTGAAGAGCGGTCAGGTGAGCCTGCCGGCCGCCACCGGCTGGACGACCGTGGCCACCGGCCTCGCGCTGCGGGCCGGGCTCAACACGATCAGCTACCAGCGTGACGCCGCCGACAACGGTGACGTGGCGATCGACCGGATCACCGTGGCCGGTGCGGAGGCCCTGGCCGAGCGCGGCGCGACCCTGCCCTGGACCTCGTTCGAGGCGGAGAGCGCCACCACCAACGGCACCGTGCTCGCCGCCGACCGCACCTACAGGACGATCGCCTCGGAGTCGTCCGGGCGGCGTGCCGTGCAGCTCACCGGCACCGGCCAGTACGTCCAGTTCACCCTCACCAAACCGGCTGACGCGCTGACCGTCCGCTATTCGATTCCGGACAACGCGGCGGGCACCGGGATCGACGCGTCGCTGTCGCTGTACGCCAACGGCACGCACCTGCGCGACCTCGGGCTGACCTCGCGGTACTCGTGGGTTTACGGGGACTATCCGTTCGGCAACAACCCGGCGAACGGCAACGCCCACCGGTTCTACGACGAGAGCCGCACCCTGATCGGTGACTGGCCGGCCGGCACCGTCCTCAAGTTGCAGAAGGACGCCGGGGACAGCGCATCGTCGTACACCATCGACGTCGTTGATCTCGAGCAGGCCGTCGCCGGAACCATGCCCGCCGGGTTCGTGTCGTTCGCCGGCGGTGACCTGAACAGCGCCATCAGCTCGGCGAAGGCGGCCGGAACGGGCTTGTGGATCCCCGCCGGCACCTACCCGATCTCGTCGCGGATCAACGTGCAGGGCGTCACCATCCGCGGCGCCGGACCGTGGCACACGACCCTCAAGGGCGTCGACGGCAAGGGCGGCTTCTTCGCCACCGGCAGTGACGTGCGGATCTCCGACCTGGCGATCACCGGCGACGCCACCTACCGCGACGACAGCGGCGACGACGCCGCCTTCGAAGGCAACTTCGGTACCGGCTCGCTGCTGCAGAACGTGCTCGTCCACCACTCGAAGGTCGGCCTGTGGGCGGACAACGGCACCGACGGGCTCTACGTCGTCGGCGCCCGCATCCGCGACACCTACGCCGACGGCGTCAACCTGCACGGCGACGTCCGCAACACCCGCATCGACCAGTCCAGCATCCGTAACACCGGCGACGACGCGCTGGCCATGTGGTCCGACGGGTCGGCGGTCACCAACTCGGCGTTCACCTTCAACACGGTGCAGTTGCCGATGCTCGCCAACACGGCCGCGATCTACGGCGGCAACGGCAACCGGATCACCGACAACCTGCTGTCCGACACGGTCACCGCGTCGGCCGGCATCACGGTCAGCACCCGGTTCAACCCGGTGCCGCTGTCCGGGACCACGGTCGTCGCGCGGAACACCCTCACCCGTACCGGCGGCTTCGAACCCAACTGGGGCAGCCGGCTCGGCGCACTGTGGATCTACGCCGACACCGCGGACATCACCGCCCCGCTCCAGGTCAGCGACACTGTCATCCGCGACAGCACCTACCAGGGTGTGCTGCTGAGCTGGGGCCGCACCATCAGCGGCGTCACCTTCGACCGGGTCACCATCGAGAACACCGGCACCTACGGCATCGCCGTCGACAACGTCTCCGGCAACGCCACCTTCAGCAACACCAGCGTCACCGGCGCCGCGTCCGGTGGCCTCAGCAACACGAGCAGCACCTTCACCGTCATCCGCGGAGCCGGGAACACTGGCTTCTGA
- a CDS encoding carbohydrate ABC transporter permease: MAATRTLISDIALKRPRTRAVYFTVLAVTTVAVAAVFLYPLYWMATAGLKTPADFAAQTVTVIPRNPSISAYADAWDHMRIPHFFLNTVYYAIGGWIVQLAVDVSAAYALSRLRPMFGGAIFAGMLATLMLPVAALLVPAYLTLSDLDLINSPWGLWLPAAANGFNIYVLKRFFDNIPQEILEAAWMDGASRMRTLTSIVLPLSRPVLAVISIFSIIGMWKDFLWPMLVMQDPDKQTLSVALQRLSASSQVPPTEMIAGMTIAAIPMIVIFVIFQRHILGGLSAGAVKG, translated from the coding sequence ATGGCCGCCACCCGGACCCTGATCTCCGACATCGCCCTCAAACGGCCCCGCACCCGGGCCGTCTACTTCACCGTCCTGGCCGTCACCACGGTCGCGGTCGCCGCGGTGTTCCTGTACCCGCTGTACTGGATGGCCACGGCCGGGTTGAAGACCCCGGCCGACTTCGCCGCGCAGACGGTCACCGTCATCCCGCGGAATCCGAGCATCTCCGCGTACGCCGACGCGTGGGACCACATGCGGATCCCCCACTTCTTCCTCAACACCGTCTACTACGCGATCGGCGGGTGGATCGTGCAGCTCGCCGTGGACGTCAGCGCCGCCTACGCGCTGTCCCGGCTGCGGCCGATGTTCGGCGGGGCGATCTTCGCGGGGATGCTGGCGACGCTCATGCTTCCGGTGGCGGCTCTACTCGTACCCGCGTATCTGACCCTGAGTGATCTTGATCTGATCAATTCGCCGTGGGGTCTGTGGTTGCCGGCCGCCGCCAACGGTTTCAACATCTACGTGCTGAAACGGTTCTTCGACAACATCCCGCAGGAGATTCTCGAAGCCGCCTGGATGGACGGCGCCTCCCGGATGCGGACCCTCACGAGTATCGTCCTGCCGCTGTCCCGGCCCGTCCTCGCCGTCATCTCGATCTTCTCGATCATCGGCATGTGGAAGGACTTCCTCTGGCCGATGCTGGTCATGCAGGACCCGGACAAGCAGACCCTCTCGGTCGCCCTGCAACGGCTGTCGGCCAGCAGTCAGGTGCCACCCACCGAGATGATCGCCGGCATGACCATCGCGGCCATCCCGATGATCGTCATCTTCGTGATCTTCCAGCGTCACATCCTCGGCGGCCTCTCCGCCGGCGCCGTCAAGGGCTGA
- a CDS encoding ArsR/SmtB family transcription factor, protein MPVRYQLVGPDLASVRFAVSPLNELVLSLRSWRDPGRFPIHLPWIRRMRQARDALDTEMLLALIDERLWTPDFLTPRPRSPLTRIEDELATVAATPADVVDRDLRLLHGAGERLPPPLRAPGALTRMVTALAGYWDLCFAAHWPRMRALLEGDVTYRGREIAQHGLATMFAGLSDRVAMTGDTVEVRLHSNVHYTRPTLGGLTLVPTMWTPAVAAPISPGEPPMIIYLARGSGTLWQPEPLPAPGALAALLGVHRAGLLARLGTPASSTELATRLGVTTTAVNQHLRALRAGGLLVSARHGRSVLYRRSDLGDRLLAGSVHPDR, encoded by the coding sequence ATGCCGGTGCGATACCAGCTGGTCGGTCCCGACCTGGCGAGCGTCCGGTTCGCCGTCTCACCCCTCAACGAGCTGGTCCTGTCGCTGCGCAGCTGGCGCGATCCGGGCCGTTTCCCGATCCACCTGCCGTGGATCCGCCGCATGCGGCAGGCCCGCGACGCACTCGACACCGAGATGCTGCTGGCCCTCATCGACGAACGGCTGTGGACCCCGGACTTCCTGACCCCGCGGCCACGCTCACCGCTGACCCGCATCGAGGACGAACTCGCCACCGTCGCGGCCACCCCGGCCGACGTCGTCGACCGGGACCTGCGGCTGCTCCACGGTGCCGGCGAGCGCCTCCCGCCACCGTTACGCGCCCCGGGCGCGCTCACCCGGATGGTCACCGCACTGGCCGGCTACTGGGACCTGTGTTTCGCCGCCCACTGGCCCCGGATGCGGGCCCTGCTGGAGGGCGACGTCACCTACCGCGGCCGGGAGATCGCCCAGCACGGCCTGGCCACGATGTTCGCGGGCCTGTCCGACCGGGTCGCCATGACCGGCGACACCGTGGAGGTACGGCTGCACTCCAACGTCCACTACACCCGCCCGACCCTGGGCGGCCTGACCCTGGTCCCGACGATGTGGACCCCCGCGGTGGCGGCCCCGATCTCCCCCGGCGAGCCACCGATGATCATCTACCTGGCCCGGGGCAGTGGCACCCTGTGGCAGCCCGAACCCCTGCCCGCCCCGGGAGCCCTGGCCGCCCTGCTCGGCGTCCACCGGGCCGGCCTGCTCGCCCGCCTCGGCACACCCGCGTCCTCCACCGAACTCGCGACCCGCCTGGGCGTCACCACCACCGCGGTGAACCAGCACCTACGCGCTCTCCGCGCCGGCGGCCTCCTGGTCAGTGCCCGTCACGGCCGTTCGGTCCTGTACCGCCGCTCCGACCTGGGCGACCGCCTCCTGGCCGGGTCGGTGCATCCGGATCGCTGA